The Hydrogenobacter thermophilus TK-6 genome window below encodes:
- the cas7b gene encoding type I-B CRISPR-associated protein Cas7/Csh2 — protein sequence MKSRREFLFIYDVSWANPNGDTMDENKPRIDEETGINYVTDVRLKRTVRDQLAEMGHEVFIKEERTDDGNLKTKESIFAKYGNDYNQVLEKCIDIRLFGGTFAIKNQQRCFTGPVQFKFGKSLHRVKMEFVKGTTVMPSAEQKAQGTMTEMYVVPYSLIVFYGIANENAAKETKLKDEDIDIMLKALWVGHKSSTDVISRSKFGHEPRLLIEIIYKEGTLTHMGELDKLVRINTDKRDEEIRDIEEVEIDLSRLKEKVQKYKDKIEKVNYIINDRIRIEPSLKEVFSGIAIEEFKWAKEV from the coding sequence ATGAAGAGCAGGCGTGAGTTTCTGTTTATTTACGATGTTTCGTGGGCAAATCCAAATGGCGACACTATGGACGAGAACAAGCCGAGAATCGATGAAGAGACCGGGATTAACTATGTTACAGATGTAAGGCTTAAAAGAACAGTCAGGGATCAGCTTGCAGAAATGGGTCATGAAGTCTTCATCAAGGAAGAAAGGACTGATGACGGAAACCTAAAGACCAAAGAGAGTATATTTGCAAAGTACGGGAATGATTACAACCAAGTGTTAGAAAAATGTATAGACATCAGGCTTTTTGGGGGGACCTTTGCTATCAAGAACCAGCAAAGGTGCTTCACAGGTCCTGTCCAGTTCAAGTTTGGTAAATCCTTGCACAGGGTAAAGATGGAATTTGTTAAGGGGACCACTGTCATGCCTTCTGCAGAACAGAAAGCACAGGGGACCATGACTGAGATGTACGTTGTTCCTTACTCTTTGATAGTTTTTTACGGAATTGCCAATGAAAATGCAGCAAAGGAAACGAAACTTAAGGATGAAGATATAGACATAATGCTTAAGGCTCTATGGGTTGGGCATAAAAGTTCAACAGATGTGATTTCCCGCTCAAAATTTGGACACGAGCCAAGGCTACTAATTGAGATTATTTACAAAGAGGGCACACTCACCCACATGGGAGAGTTAGACAAACTGGTGAGGATAAATACCGACAAGAGGGATGAGGAGATAAGAGACATAGAGGAGGTGGAGATAGACCTAAGCAGACTAAAGGAAAAAGTGCAAAAGTATAAAGACAAGATAGAGAAAGTTAATTACATAATCAACGATAGAATCAGAATAGAACCATCCTTGAAGGAGGTTTTTAGTGGGATCGCTATTGAAGAATTTAAATGGGCTAAGGAGGTTTAA
- the cas2 gene encoding CRISPR-associated endonuclease Cas2, with amino-acid sequence MFVILVYDVKEERVAKALKICRKYLTWVQNSVFEGEITEAKLRMLKDELKGIMDETYDSVIIYKFRTKQYYERETLGIEKPSHEDFIV; translated from the coding sequence ATGTTTGTAATACTCGTTTACGATGTAAAGGAAGAACGAGTGGCGAAAGCACTAAAAATTTGCAGAAAGTATCTTACTTGGGTTCAAAACTCGGTATTTGAAGGCGAAATAACGGAAGCAAAGCTCAGGATGCTCAAAGACGAACTAAAAGGCATTATGGATGAAACCTACGACTCGGTGATAATCTACAAGTTCAGGACAAAGCAGTATTACGAAAGAGAAACCCTCGGGATAGAGAAGCCTTCCCACGAGGACTTTATAGTCTAA
- the cas6 gene encoding CRISPR-associated endoribonuclease Cas6 — MILKIKLTGEGLIRLPKSYNHLLQAFFYKNTDPVLSKFLHEIGFVYNRRRFKLFTFSKIIGKLASRQGNLVFFEPQITVYFASPLMDIVSSAVNVFLKRENLFLGENRLRLESVELIKPTVREDVNVRCLSPITVYRTPEGETKKQFFSPWQEEFYELIKNNLIKKYQLIYGKSYKEELELKPLRISQRYKKKIVYKGSLIEAWEGYYNIRGSTQIVKLALEAGLGAKNPQGFGMVEVVDSVEGD; from the coding sequence ATGATACTAAAAATTAAACTGACAGGTGAGGGGCTTATAAGACTTCCCAAGAGCTACAACCATCTGCTTCAGGCTTTTTTCTACAAAAACACGGACCCAGTGCTCTCTAAATTCCTCCACGAGATAGGCTTTGTTTACAACAGAAGGAGGTTTAAACTATTTACCTTTTCAAAGATCATAGGCAAATTGGCTTCCAGACAGGGCAATCTCGTTTTCTTCGAGCCACAGATAACGGTTTACTTTGCCTCACCTTTGATGGATATAGTATCTTCCGCGGTGAATGTTTTCCTAAAGCGGGAAAATTTATTCCTCGGTGAAAACAGATTAAGACTGGAGTCTGTAGAGCTTATTAAACCAACTGTGCGGGAAGATGTAAATGTCAGATGTCTATCACCCATAACGGTTTATCGCACTCCAGAAGGTGAAACTAAAAAGCAGTTTTTTAGTCCATGGCAAGAGGAGTTTTACGAGCTTATCAAGAACAATTTGATAAAAAAATACCAACTTATCTACGGCAAGAGCTATAAGGAAGAGCTGGAGCTAAAACCCCTCAGGATAAGTCAAAGATACAAGAAAAAGATAGTTTATAAAGGATCACTGATAGAAGCGTGGGAAGGTTATTATAATATAAGGGGTAGCACTCAGATAGTAAAGTTAGCCTTAGAGGCGGGTCTTGGGGCAAAGAATCCTCAGGGCTTTGGCATGGTGGAGGTAGTGGACAGTGTTGAAGGCGATTAG
- a CDS encoding CRISPR-associated helicase/endonuclease Cas3, which yields METKSGIYSHPGIFIEDHINRCLELLSFYLQRELPLISDEFVLSATLSVALHDFGKCTKYFQDYITGKGRRSEFSKHSLLSAVYTYYCAKKLISDPKLLSFSFVACKSHHTDPESFTSEFTFDKDEIERLKIQIESIDQEKTNIFISNLNLPENVKKSLFLNKEEFKNKLTEIEKEIKSFRKSFHKCESKIEDFVKFQYLFSLLLDSDKTETGAKSFRPKRVSCIPLHVVSRYKANNLPKSREIDHLREEAYKEILSKEVDLSKRIYSITLPTGMGKTLTGFAFALKLRELIKNEKGTTPRIIYSLPFVSIIDQNAEVLIKVLKTEFHEIEGRILIKHHHLSEPRFEEYEFSEARLLTEGWNSEIVITTFVQLFHTLISARNSEFRRFNKLANSILLIDEVQALPTKYWHLIREVLREVSKNLDVYIILMTATQPYLLEEAVELADPHVFRKRLDRIRVFINLEGVSLGQFVNSLEFKKDKTYLFITNTISSSKELYRLLKERMNEKICYLSTSVLPYERLRRIEEIKKGKYRFVVSTQLVEAGVDIDFDEVYRDFAPFDSLNQSAGRCNRNMERGKGNFYVIKLTDSEGKPFYSRIYDSVLCNITEEMLKGVKELSEPELTNLIEEYFCKVWEKTTPDKSKKILEAVKCFSFSSGDISIRNFELMEDDRYKKDVFVEINDEASEVWSRAKSIIEDLKKKKIDIFKAKEEFEKLKPDFYKFVVTVNIKENEPSYDQELKTFFVSQDMLERYYNSETGFIEKGEAFFEV from the coding sequence ATGGAAACAAAGTCAGGAATCTACTCCCATCCAGGAATCTTTATAGAGGACCATATTAACAGGTGTTTAGAGCTTTTGAGTTTTTACCTTCAGAGGGAGCTCCCACTGATAAGTGATGAGTTTGTTCTGTCTGCAACGCTTTCAGTTGCCCTTCATGACTTTGGAAAATGTACTAAATATTTTCAGGATTACATAACAGGTAAAGGGCGCAGATCAGAATTCAGCAAGCATTCCCTTCTCTCTGCAGTTTATACATATTACTGTGCAAAAAAGCTTATAAGCGACCCGAAATTACTCTCTTTCTCCTTCGTGGCATGTAAAAGCCACCACACCGACCCTGAGTCTTTTACCAGCGAGTTTACATTTGATAAAGATGAAATTGAGCGTTTAAAGATACAGATTGAAAGCATAGATCAAGAAAAGACAAATATATTTATTTCAAACTTGAATTTACCGGAAAATGTGAAAAAAAGCCTCTTTTTGAACAAGGAAGAGTTTAAGAACAAGCTTACTGAAATAGAAAAAGAGATTAAAAGTTTCCGGAAGTCCTTTCACAAATGTGAGTCAAAAATAGAGGACTTTGTTAAGTTTCAGTACCTTTTCTCTCTTCTGCTTGATTCTGACAAAACCGAGACTGGTGCAAAATCCTTTAGACCTAAGCGAGTGAGCTGTATTCCCTTACATGTGGTGAGCCGATACAAAGCTAATAACCTTCCCAAAAGCAGAGAAATAGACCATCTTAGGGAGGAAGCTTACAAAGAGATCCTGAGCAAGGAAGTTGACCTCTCTAAAAGGATTTATTCAATAACACTTCCCACAGGTATGGGTAAAACGCTTACTGGCTTTGCCTTTGCTCTGAAGCTAAGAGAGTTGATTAAGAACGAAAAAGGCACCACGCCAAGGATTATTTATTCACTTCCCTTTGTTAGCATAATTGACCAGAATGCAGAGGTACTTATAAAGGTTCTAAAAACGGAATTCCATGAGATAGAGGGTAGAATACTCATTAAACATCATCATCTTTCCGAACCCAGATTTGAAGAGTATGAGTTCAGCGAGGCAAGGCTTCTTACTGAGGGATGGAATTCAGAGATAGTAATTACCACCTTTGTTCAGCTCTTCCATACTCTAATATCTGCAAGAAACTCCGAGTTTCGCAGGTTTAATAAACTCGCAAACTCCATTTTGCTCATAGACGAGGTCCAAGCGCTTCCTACAAAATACTGGCATCTAATACGGGAAGTTCTCAGGGAAGTTTCTAAGAATCTTGATGTATATATAATTTTGATGACAGCTACGCAGCCCTACTTACTTGAAGAAGCTGTAGAGTTGGCGGACCCCCATGTGTTCCGAAAAAGGTTGGACAGAATAAGGGTTTTCATAAATCTTGAGGGTGTTAGTTTAGGTCAATTTGTAAATTCCTTAGAATTTAAGAAAGATAAAACATACCTATTTATCACCAACACAATAAGTTCTTCAAAGGAGCTTTATAGATTGCTTAAAGAGCGTATGAATGAGAAAATTTGCTACCTTTCTACTTCAGTTTTGCCTTACGAGAGGCTAAGAAGGATAGAGGAGATAAAGAAAGGAAAATATCGCTTTGTCGTTAGCACCCAGCTTGTGGAGGCTGGGGTTGATATTGACTTTGACGAAGTCTATAGAGATTTTGCGCCTTTTGATTCTCTGAATCAATCCGCAGGTAGATGCAATCGTAATATGGAAAGGGGGAAAGGAAACTTTTATGTGATTAAACTTACAGATTCAGAAGGAAAACCCTTTTATTCAAGAATATACGATTCTGTTCTCTGTAACATAACGGAGGAAATGCTTAAAGGAGTGAAAGAGTTATCGGAGCCAGAACTTACCAACCTGATAGAAGAGTACTTTTGTAAAGTATGGGAGAAAACCACCCCCGACAAGTCAAAGAAAATTCTGGAGGCTGTGAAGTGCTTCAGCTTCTCTTCGGGTGATATTTCAATACGGAACTTTGAGCTTATGGAGGATGATAGATATAAGAAAGATGTCTTTGTGGAGATAAACGATGAGGCTTCCGAGGTGTGGAGTAGAGCTAAGTCAATAATTGAGGATTTAAAGAAGAAGAAGATAGACATTTTTAAAGCTAAGGAAGAGTTTGAGAAGCTCAAACCCGACTTTTATAAGTTTGTAGTCACGGTAAATATCAAGGAAAACGAGCCCTCTTATGACCAAGAGCTTAAAACGTTCTTCGTAAGCCAGGATATGCTGGAAAGATACTATAACTCTGAGACAGGCTTTATAGAGAAAGGGGAGGCTTTCTTTGAGGTATGA
- the cas5b gene encoding type I-B CRISPR-associated protein Cas5b, producing the protein MKVLVFDLFGDLGHFRKFYTTSSPLTFPFPPQPTIRGIIGAIMGFGKEEYLDKTKDIYVGVKIVNPIKKLRTGLNLIFTKGSSGEFDPTLDPSRKGDANKTLRTQVKFEFVKDPRYRIYISASEEFLKKLTDMVKNHKTYYTVSLGLSELLADFSFVGVFDSHPIDVSDRADSVIPSRIIREIDIGKVQKIGKERIPVVMDSNRMVKMYEDVVFSVEGGAIYGKFTDLIKLGNGEVIYLWKQSQESTPIQESL; encoded by the coding sequence GTGAAGGTTTTGGTCTTTGACCTCTTTGGCGATTTAGGACATTTCAGAAAGTTTTACACCACCTCTTCACCCTTGACTTTTCCTTTTCCACCACAGCCCACAATAAGGGGAATTATAGGAGCTATCATGGGGTTCGGTAAGGAAGAGTATCTTGATAAGACAAAAGATATCTACGTGGGAGTTAAGATAGTCAATCCCATAAAAAAGCTGAGAACAGGCTTAAACCTTATATTCACCAAGGGAAGCTCAGGGGAATTTGACCCAACTTTAGATCCTTCAAGAAAAGGTGATGCCAACAAAACATTAAGGACCCAGGTAAAATTTGAATTTGTCAAAGACCCTCGTTATAGAATATACATCTCTGCGAGTGAAGAATTTCTGAAAAAACTTACGGATATGGTGAAAAATCACAAAACCTACTACACCGTTTCTCTCGGTCTTTCGGAGCTCTTGGCGGATTTTAGCTTTGTAGGAGTCTTTGATAGTCATCCCATAGATGTTTCGGACAGAGCAGACAGCGTAATACCTTCAAGAATTATAAGGGAGATTGATATTGGAAAGGTTCAGAAAATAGGAAAGGAAAGAATACCTGTCGTCATGGACAGTAATAGGATGGTAAAAATGTACGAAGATGTAGTTTTCAGTGTGGAAGGAGGAGCCATATACGGAAAGTTTACCGATCTGATTAAGCTCGGTAACGGAGAGGTAATATACTTATGGAAACAAAGTCAGGAATCTACTCCCATCCAGGAATCTTTATAG
- the cas1b gene encoding type I-B CRISPR-associated endonuclease Cas1b, with the protein MKKPLYIFSSGRLERRENTLSLETQEGRKVIPINSVSEIKVFGELDINKRALEFLTRNQIPVHFFNHYGYYIGSFYPREALNSGFIILKQAEHYLDREKRMYLAKGFVAGAVNNILKNLEYYRRKGKDLKETISSIEEKFKAVSSVDSIAELMQVEGEIRKTYYESFNLIIQVEGFYFDKRTKRPPENPINALISFGNSLLYTTVLSEIYRTHLDPRIGYLHETNQRSFSLNLDISEVFKPVIVDRVIFSLLNKGQMQLKHFDSDVGFSYLNDKGRSIFVKEFEDKLNTTIKHRNLGNVSYRRLMRIECYKLYKHFMDEEIYKPFVGEW; encoded by the coding sequence ATGAAAAAACCTCTATACATATTTTCCAGCGGGAGGCTTGAAAGAAGAGAAAACACACTCTCCCTTGAGACGCAAGAGGGGAGGAAAGTTATACCCATAAACAGCGTTTCGGAAATAAAGGTTTTCGGGGAGCTGGATATAAACAAGAGGGCGTTGGAGTTCCTGACCAGAAACCAGATACCTGTCCACTTCTTTAACCACTACGGCTACTACATAGGAAGCTTCTATCCGAGGGAAGCTTTAAACTCGGGCTTTATAATCCTGAAACAAGCAGAACACTATCTTGACAGAGAAAAACGCATGTATCTGGCAAAGGGCTTTGTTGCCGGTGCAGTAAACAACATCTTAAAGAATCTTGAATACTATAGAAGAAAAGGCAAAGACCTAAAGGAGACGATAAGCTCCATAGAGGAAAAGTTTAAAGCTGTATCAAGTGTGGATTCTATAGCAGAGCTAATGCAGGTAGAAGGTGAGATAAGGAAAACCTATTACGAGTCTTTCAACCTCATAATTCAAGTAGAAGGCTTTTATTTTGATAAAAGAACAAAGAGACCTCCGGAAAATCCAATAAATGCCTTGATAAGCTTTGGTAACTCTTTGCTCTACACCACAGTACTTAGTGAGATATACAGAACACACCTTGACCCTAGGATAGGATATCTACACGAAACAAACCAGAGGAGCTTCAGTCTGAACCTTGATATTTCAGAAGTTTTTAAGCCGGTTATAGTAGATAGAGTTATATTTTCTCTTCTTAACAAAGGACAGATGCAGCTCAAGCATTTTGACAGCGATGTGGGTTTTTCTTATCTAAACGATAAAGGTAGAAGTATTTTTGTTAAGGAATTTGAGGACAAGCTCAACACTACAATCAAGCATAGAAACTTAGGCAATGTTTCTTACCGCAGACTCATGCGTATAGAGTGTTATAAGCTTTACAAGCATTTTATGGACGAGGAGATTTATAAACCTTTTGTAGGAGAATGGTAG
- the cas4 gene encoding CRISPR-associated protein Cas4: MRYEDRISIGGTLVWYYYICKREVWLIGHGIEAEQENDYILLGRYIQEIFYTRKRKEIMIDNTIKIDILPGRKVIGEIKKSSKFLESAKMQVVFYLYYMKREKGIDMEGVLLIPEERKRIKVSLTPELEREIEEVIEDIGRILKLEKPPKAVKIPYCKKCAYRSMCWA, encoded by the coding sequence TTGAGGTATGAAGACAGAATCTCTATTGGAGGGACTCTGGTCTGGTACTACTACATCTGCAAAAGGGAGGTGTGGCTAATAGGGCATGGGATAGAAGCTGAGCAGGAGAACGACTATATCCTTCTGGGAAGGTACATTCAGGAGATCTTCTACACCCGAAAGAGGAAAGAGATTATGATAGACAACACGATAAAAATAGATATCCTCCCAGGAAGGAAGGTGATCGGAGAGATAAAGAAAAGCTCAAAGTTCTTAGAGAGCGCCAAGATGCAGGTTGTCTTCTACCTTTACTATATGAAACGGGAAAAGGGTATTGACATGGAGGGAGTCTTACTTATTCCCGAGGAGAGGAAGCGGATCAAGGTTTCTCTTACTCCAGAGCTGGAAAGGGAGATTGAAGAGGTGATAGAGGATATCGGAAGAATTCTGAAGCTTGAAAAACCCCCAAAGGCGGTAAAGATACCTTACTGCAAAAAGTGTGCTTACAGGAGTATGTGCTGGGCATGA
- the carB gene encoding carbamoyl-phosphate synthase large subunit: MPKRSDIKKILIIGSGPIVIGQAAEFDYSGTQACRALKEEGYSVVLVNSNPATIMTDPSVADRTYIEPLTVEVLEEIIKAERPDALLPTLGGQTALNLAVKLYEEGILERYGVELIGASYQAIKKGEDRELFRESMKKIGLKVPESAVVSSLEEGMSVIKSIGFPTILRPAFTLGGTGGAIAYNIEEFKEKLEVALKTSPIHQVLMDKSLIGWKEFEFEVIRDSKDNVIIVCSIENFDPMGVHTGDSITVAPAQTLTDKEYQILRDACIEVMREVGVDTGGSNIQFAVNPENGDFYVIEMNPRVSRSSALASKATGFPIAKVAAKLAVGYTLDELRNDITKHTPASFEPSIDYVVVKIPRFDFAKFPQTDRTLTTMMKSVGEVMAIGRTFKEAFLKAIRSLEIDTYGLLHPSFDHVSDDVLVRNLRIPNPERIWYIASAFRRGYSVDEVYHYTKVDRWFLYQIKQIVDFESTLAQGVLDEEKLRQAKELGYSDFEIAKLVGKREEEVRALRESLRVLPAFKGVDTCAGEFVAYTPYYYSTYEKPYYTMDGQEILDQD; encoded by the coding sequence ATGCCAAAGAGGAGTGATATAAAAAAGATACTCATCATAGGCTCGGGTCCTATAGTTATAGGTCAGGCTGCTGAGTTTGACTACTCGGGCACTCAGGCTTGCAGAGCTCTCAAAGAAGAGGGCTACAGTGTGGTGCTGGTCAACTCTAACCCTGCCACCATAATGACGGACCCAAGCGTGGCGGACAGAACATACATAGAACCTTTGACTGTTGAGGTGCTCGAAGAAATAATAAAAGCAGAAAGACCAGATGCACTCCTTCCCACCCTTGGGGGACAGACAGCTCTCAACCTGGCGGTAAAGCTCTACGAGGAGGGCATTCTGGAAAGGTATGGCGTTGAGCTAATAGGTGCCAGCTATCAAGCCATAAAGAAGGGAGAAGACAGGGAGCTTTTTAGAGAGTCCATGAAAAAGATAGGTTTAAAGGTTCCCGAAAGTGCTGTGGTGTCTTCTTTAGAAGAGGGGATGAGTGTTATAAAAAGCATAGGCTTTCCTACCATACTCAGACCTGCCTTTACCTTGGGAGGAACTGGAGGAGCCATAGCATACAACATTGAGGAATTCAAAGAAAAGCTTGAAGTGGCTCTAAAAACATCACCAATACATCAGGTTTTGATGGACAAGTCCTTGATTGGCTGGAAGGAGTTTGAGTTTGAAGTCATAAGAGACTCAAAGGATAACGTAATAATAGTCTGTAGCATAGAGAATTTTGACCCAATGGGTGTGCATACGGGAGATTCCATTACGGTGGCACCGGCTCAGACACTCACGGACAAGGAGTACCAGATACTCAGAGATGCCTGTATAGAAGTTATGAGGGAGGTGGGCGTTGATACGGGAGGCTCCAATATACAGTTTGCGGTAAATCCCGAAAACGGGGACTTTTATGTGATAGAGATGAACCCGAGAGTTTCAAGGTCATCCGCGCTGGCTTCAAAAGCTACAGGCTTTCCCATAGCCAAAGTTGCCGCAAAACTGGCGGTGGGCTACACCCTTGACGAGCTTAGAAACGACATAACCAAACATACACCGGCATCTTTTGAGCCTTCAATAGATTATGTGGTAGTAAAAATACCCCGCTTTGACTTTGCAAAATTTCCACAAACGGACAGAACCCTCACCACCATGATGAAGTCCGTAGGTGAGGTAATGGCAATAGGCAGGACTTTCAAGGAAGCCTTCCTTAAAGCCATAAGAAGTCTTGAGATAGACACCTATGGCCTTTTACATCCCTCCTTTGACCATGTTTCTGATGATGTGCTTGTGAGAAATCTCAGGATCCCCAACCCTGAGAGGATATGGTATATAGCCTCGGCTTTCAGAAGAGGGTACTCGGTGGATGAGGTTTACCATTACACCAAGGTAGACAGGTGGTTTTTGTATCAGATAAAACAGATAGTAGACTTTGAAAGCACACTTGCTCAAGGAGTTCTTGATGAAGAAAAACTAAGGCAGGCAAAAGAACTCGGGTACTCTGACTTTGAGATAGCTAAACTTGTGGGCAAAAGGGAAGAAGAGGTAAGGGCTTTAAGAGAAAGCCTTAGGGTACTTCCCGCTTTTAAAGGTGTGGACACATGCGCAGGTGAGTTTGTTGCTTACACGCCTTACTACTACTCTACTTACGAAAAACCCTATTATACAATGGACGGACAGGAGATTTTAGACCAAGACTAA
- a CDS encoding TIGR02556 family CRISPR-associated protein — protein MLKAIRDIGRDIGELFGGVKLYDEVEKADRVLVLEFDEKGEFVKTDLEDFFEGKQEKYLYKKAKGSNPPTLTPTIILQRGKKKPDDKKSPVMRTLDNLEKVLNKIQFEKIARPTLDKKKLEEEIYRITEIIPAKEKILLTIKIGGKYVGEIEDFIKALKKELEEEGRESRGTGICSVCLQEKEVSGDIAPFKFYTIDKPGYITGGFKKEIAFKNFPLCYECRDYIKRGREEILEKKLKFKIGGVITYYLIPEFILGRDKIKKETFDILFPRNPEVRKIMLSSREHKSLMADEEEILEILSDERDVLTLNFLFLESELSAERILLLIQDVYPSRLRELFEAKRKVEKLFSSNGFSYTFNYYTIYKFFSKSDSTKKEPDLRKYFLEVLDKTFRGVKIDEKFLLNFLMKGIRDAIKKEEGYKNLIKDAFSVFVFVKLTTKEVDMEVKDVNSLEEFLESLPTLNNDLKKGLFLLGALTERLLRVQESERGSKPFLKKLKGLKMNENDLKGLLPEVRNKLEEYDKFRAGEMKLFNLTSEYFSKAPAVWNMSIEELNFYFSLGMGMFDKAAGYIYSKKEVSNEEQA, from the coding sequence GTGTTGAAGGCGATTAGAGATATAGGTAGAGATATAGGTGAGCTATTTGGGGGTGTAAAGCTTTACGATGAAGTAGAAAAAGCTGATAGAGTTCTTGTCCTTGAGTTTGATGAAAAGGGGGAGTTTGTAAAAACTGATCTTGAGGATTTTTTTGAAGGCAAGCAAGAAAAGTATTTATATAAAAAAGCAAAGGGAAGCAATCCTCCAACACTCACACCCACTATCATACTTCAAAGAGGTAAAAAGAAACCCGATGATAAGAAATCTCCTGTGATGAGAACCTTGGATAATTTAGAAAAAGTTCTCAACAAAATTCAGTTTGAAAAGATAGCAAGACCGACCTTGGATAAGAAAAAGTTGGAGGAGGAAATATACAGGATTACTGAGATAATACCGGCTAAAGAGAAGATACTACTCACTATTAAAATAGGTGGTAAATATGTGGGAGAGATAGAAGATTTTATAAAAGCTTTGAAAAAAGAGCTTGAGGAGGAGGGTAGGGAAAGTAGAGGAACGGGAATTTGCTCTGTCTGTCTTCAGGAAAAGGAAGTGAGCGGAGATATCGCTCCCTTTAAGTTTTATACGATTGACAAACCTGGCTATATAACCGGAGGATTCAAAAAAGAAATTGCCTTTAAAAATTTTCCCCTGTGTTATGAGTGTAGAGATTACATAAAGAGAGGGAGAGAAGAAATATTAGAAAAAAAATTAAAGTTTAAAATTGGCGGAGTAATAACTTACTATTTAATACCGGAGTTCATATTGGGAAGAGACAAAATAAAAAAGGAAACTTTTGATATTCTCTTTCCCCGTAATCCCGAAGTTAGGAAAATAATGTTAAGCTCAAGGGAGCATAAATCTCTTATGGCTGATGAAGAGGAAATACTTGAGATCTTAAGTGATGAAAGAGACGTCCTTACTTTGAATTTCTTATTCCTTGAATCCGAGCTTTCAGCCGAAAGGATTTTACTTTTAATACAGGATGTTTATCCCTCAAGGCTAAGGGAACTGTTTGAGGCTAAAAGGAAAGTAGAAAAGCTCTTTAGTTCAAACGGATTTAGTTATACTTTTAATTACTATACTATTTACAAGTTCTTTTCCAAAAGTGACTCAACCAAGAAAGAACCAGACCTCAGAAAGTATTTCTTGGAAGTTCTTGATAAGACCTTTAGGGGTGTCAAAATAGACGAAAAGTTTCTGTTAAACTTTCTCATGAAGGGGATAAGGGATGCTATAAAGAAGGAAGAAGGCTACAAAAATTTAATAAAAGACGCCTTTAGTGTGTTTGTCTTTGTAAAACTTACAACAAAGGAGGTTGACATGGAGGTAAAAGATGTTAACAGCCTTGAAGAGTTTCTGGAAAGTTTGCCTACACTTAACAACGACCTTAAAAAAGGCTTATTTTTATTAGGTGCTTTGACAGAGAGACTATTACGAGTTCAGGAAAGCGAAAGGGGAAGTAAACCTTTCCTAAAGAAGTTAAAGGGATTAAAGATGAATGAAAACGATCTTAAGGGGCTTTTACCAGAAGTTAGAAATAAGTTAGAAGAGTACGATAAATTTCGTGCTGGTGAAATGAAGCTCTTTAACCTTACCTCAGAGTATTTTTCAAAGGCTCCAGCAGTTTGGAATATGAGCATAGAAGAGCTTAACTTTTACTTCTCACTTGGTATGGGTATGTTTGATAAAGCTGCTGGGTATATATATTCCAAAAAGGAGGTAAGCAATGAAGAGCAGGCGTGA